TCGAACTGCGAGAAGAGGCGATACGGGAACGATACGCGACCCATACGCGGCCCTGGTGTGCTCTTCCCATGACGCAAACCGTGTCGGTCGTCATACCGGCCCACAACTCCGCACGCACACTCGACGCCTGCCTCAGCTCCGTCCACGCCCAGACCCACCCGATCCACGAGGTCATCGTCGTCGACGACGGCTCCACCGACGCCACCGCCGAGATCGCCCGCCGCCACCCCTGCACCCTCCTCGGCGACGGCGTCAACCGGGGCGTCTCCGCCGCCCGCAACGCGGGCATCGCCGCCGCCACCGGCGAGGTCCTCTTCTTCCTCGACTCCGACGAGGCCCTCACCCCCGACTCGGTCGCCAACGCCCTGGAGCTCCTGCGCGCCGACCCCGCCTGCGGCTGCGTGCACGGCGTCATCGCCCCCGAACCGCTCTACGACGACGGCCCCGTCGAGTGGTACAAGACCCTCCACGCCCACTGGTGGCGGGCCCGCGGCGCCGGAGTCGTCGAGACCGCCTTCTTCGCCCAGGCGGCCGTGCCCCGCGAGGTCTTCGAACGGCTCGGCGGCTTCGACGAGACGCTGCGGGACTCCGAGGACCTGGAGTTCAGCGACCGGCTCGCCCCCCACTACCGGATCGTCCTCACCGACCGGGTCGCCGCGCGGCACGACGAGGAGCACCGCCTCGGCCCCCTCCTCGCCGAGACCTACCGCCGCGCCCTGCTCCTCGTCCCCGCCCTGCGCTCCGCCCGCGCCGGAGGCCGCACCAACCTCACCGCCAACACCCCCGCCTCCGTCCTCACCGCGGCCCTCCTCCTCGGCTCCCTGCCCCCGGCGCTCCTCCTCGGCGGGGCGCTGCCCTGGCTCGCGCCCGCCGCCGGACTGCTCGCCTTCTGCCTCGCCAACGCCGGACTCATCGGCTTCGCCGCCCGCCGCAAGGGCCCCGCGTTCGCCGCCTTCTTCACCGCCGTCCACCTCGCCTGCCACACCGCCCTGCTCGCCGGCGCCGCCGTCGGAGCCCTCCGCTCGCTGCGCCCCCGGGCCGCCGCCGGCCGGCCGCGGGAGAGGACGGCCGTCCGGTGACCGCGCTGCTGCGCCGCCTCCTCACCCCCGTCGTGGTCCTCGCCGCCCTCGTCGGCGTGTACCTCCTCGTCCGCGACCAGGGCGCCGAGGCCGCCCGGGCCTTCGCCCGCGCCGACGCGCTCCCGCTGCTCGCCGCCTCCGTCCTCGCCAACATCGCCGGACTCGTCCTCGCCGTCCACGCCTGGCGGGTCCTCATCCCCGGCGACCACCCGATCCGGGGCCTGCGCGCCGCCAAGATCTACTTCCTCGGGCAGCTCAGCAAGTACGTGCCCGGCCGCGTCTGGGGCGTCCTCACGCACATCGCCCACGGCCGCGAGGCCGGGGTGCCCGCCGCCCGGATGACCTCCGCGTACGTGCTCAGCCTCGCCCTCACCCTGCTCACCGGCGCCGCCGTCGGGCTCGCCGCCGCCCCCGCCGCCCTGCCCGGACAGTGGTACTGGCTCTGCCCGCCGGCCCTCCTCTTCCTCGCCGGGCTCGTCCGCCCCGCCCTGCTCACCCGCCCCGTCACCGCCCTGACCCGGCTCGCCCGCCGCCCCGTCGACCCGCCGCCGGACACCGCCGTCCGCCGGGCCGTCCTCCTCGCCCTCGCCTCCTGGACCGCCTCCGGCCTCCACCTGTGGCTCCTGCTCCTCGCGGTCGGCGCGCCCCCGTGGGCCGGGCTCGGCGCGGCCGTCGGCGGCTTCGCCCTGGCGACCGTGGTCAGCAGCCTCGCCGTGATCGTCCCCGACGGCTGGGGGGTGCGGGAGCTGACCCTCACCGCCGCCCTCGCCACCGTCCTGCCCGGCGGGCTCGCCGCGGCCGCCGCGATCGCCAGCCGGCTGGTCTGCGTGCTCGCCGAACTCGGCAGCTCCGCGGTCGTCCTGGCCTGGTCCCGCCTCCGGCACGGCACGCCGGGGAAGACCGCGCCCCCGGCCGCCGAGCCCCCGGCCCGTACCCCTGCCCCCACCCCCGTCCCGACCTCGACCCGCGTCCCGACCCCCACCCCCGTCGCGACCCCCATCCCCACCCCCCACCCGTACGCCCTCACCGCACCGATCGGAGACGACACCCGTGTACACCCTTGACGACGCCGAGCGCCTCGACGTGGACCAGGTCCACGCCCTCTACCGCCGCTACGTGAACAAGAGCCAGGTCTCCCTCATGACCTCCTTCGGCTTCGGCCGCGAGCTGGTCCGGAGCGCCGAGGGCGCCCACCTCACCCTCACCGACGGACGCCGGATCCTCGACCTCACCGGCGGCGTCGGCGTCCTCAACCACGGCCACAACCACCCCCGCATCCTCGCCGCCCGCGAGCGCTTCGCCCGCGACAAGCGGATGGAGGTCCACAAGACCTACTTCTCGCCCTACCTCGCCGCCCTCGGCCACAACCTCGCCGAGATCCTCCCCGGCGACCTGAACATGGCCTTCCTGCCGAACTCCGGCGCCGAGGCCGTCGAGGGCGCCGTCAAGCTCGCGTACAAGTACCACAACGGCAGGCGGAACACCGTGCTGCGCGCCGACTGCGCCTTCCACGGCAAGCTGCTCGGCTCCGGCGGACTCACCGGCCAGGCCCAGTTCGGCTTCCCCACCATTCCCGGCGTCGACACCTTCCGCTACGGCGACCTCGACTCCGTCCGCCGGGCCGTCGCCGCCCACAAGGGCGACGTGTACGCCCTGCTCATCGAGCCGTTCAGCGCCTCCACCATCCAGTGGTGCTCCGAGGAGTTCCTGCGCGGGCTGCGCGAGATCTGCGACCGGGAGAAGATCGTCCTGATCTTCGACGAGATCTACACCGGCTGGGGCAAGACCGGCTCCCTCTTCCACTTCATGCGCTATCCCGGCCTCGTCCCGGACGTCCTCACCACCTCGAAGTCCTTCGGCGGCGGCAAGTCCTCCGTCTCCGCCTACATCGCCCGCGAGCCGGTCTTCCGCAAGGCGTACGACAACCTCGGCGACGCCCTGATGAACTCCACCTCCACCACCTACTACGGCTTCGGCGAGGAGTGCGCCACCGCCCTCGAAGCCGTCAACATCGCGGTGGAGGACGACTACCCGGCCCGCGCCCGCGCCCTCGGAGCCGTACTCGAACCCGGTCTCGAACGCCTCGCCAAGCAGTACCCCGACGAGATCGGGCGGATCGCCGGCGCCGGCGCCCTGTGGGGCGTCTTCATCGAGGGCGGGCCCAAGATCCTCGACCTGGTCGCCAAGCTCGCCCCCGGCGGCATGGCCCGCGACCCCCGCTTCAAGACCAAGCTCGTGACCTGCGCCGTCATCAACGCGCTCTACCAGGACCACGACATCTACACGTACTACACGCTCAACGGGAACAACCCGCTGATCATCGGCCCCTCCCTGGTGACCGAACCCGAGGAGGCCGAGCGCGTGATCGGCGCCCTCGACGACGTCCTCTCCCGCGGCCTCACCGGCCTCGTCGCCCGTTTCATCAAGCAGAAGGTGAGCTCCCAGTGGTGATCACGATCACCGGCGCGGCCGGCATGCTCGGCTCCCGCCTGGCCGAACGACTCCTCGCGGAAGGCCACGAGGTGCGCGGCGTCGACCTGCGCCCCGGCCCCGGCGTCGTCCTCACCGGCGACATCCGCGACCGCGAGCTGATGGACAGGGCGCTCGACGGCGCCGACGTCCTCGTCCACGCCGCCGCCGCCCTGCCCAGCTACCCCGACGAGCAGATCCGCTCGATCATCGTCGGCGGCACCCGGAACGTCTTCGCCGCCGCCGCGGCCGCCGGCACCCCCCGCGTCGTCCACATCTCCTCGACCGCCGTCTACGGCCTGCCGACCGTCGTGCCCACGCCCGAGGAGTACCCGCGCGAACCCGTCGACACCTACAGCCGCGCCAAGGCGGCCGCCGAGGAGATCGCCGAGCGGTACCGGGACGAGGGCATGTGCGTGCCGATCCTGCGGCCCAAGACCTTCGTCGGCCCCGGCCGGATGGGCCTCTTCTCCATGCTCTTCGAATGGGCCGAGGAGGGCCGCAACTTCCCCGTCCTCGGCAAGGGGAACGTCAGGATCCAGATGTTCGCGGTGGACGACCTCGTCGACGCCGTCGTCACCGTCATCCACGCCGAGGACGAGGTCGCCAACGACACGTACAACCTCGCCGCCGCCGAGTTCGGCACCCTCCGCGAGGACTTCCAGGCCGTCCTGGACGCCGCCGGGCACGGCAAGCGGGTCGTCGGCCTGCCCGCCCGGCCCGCGCTCGCCCTGCTCAGCCTGCTCCAGAAGGCGAAGCTCTCGCCGGTGTACGGGCGGCTGCTGCACAAGCTGATGGACGACTCGTACGTCTCCATCGACAAGGCCAAGGCCCGCCTCGGCTTCTCCCCGCGCCACTCCAACGCCGACGCCGTCCTGCGCACCTACGACTGGTGGCGCACCGCCCGGCACACCACCCCGGCGGCGGGCGCCACCGGGCGCACCAGCAGGGACCCCTGGAAGCAGGGGCTGCTCTCCACCGCGAAGATCTTCTTCTGAGGGGCCGTGCCATGACCCAGCTCACCACCGACGACGCCACCCGCACAGCGGAGACGCCGGCTCCGGACCCGTCCTCCCCACCCGCCCGCCGCCGGCGCGCCCTCCCCGCGCCGCTCGCCCTCCTCCGCCCGGGCCAGTGGCCCAAGAACCTGTTGGTGGTCCCGCTGGCACTGCTCGGCGGCGGCTGGCACGGCGGCGGCGCCGCCCGCGTCGGACTCGCGCTCGGCGCCTTCATCCTCGCCTCCTCGCTCGTCTACGTCCTCAACGACGTGGCCGACGTGGAACGCGACAAGCGGCACCCCGTGAAACGGCACCGCCCGCTCGCCTCCGGCCGGATGAGCATCACCGCCGCCTGGACCACGGCCGCCGTCCTCTCCGCCCTCCTCGCCCCCGCCCTCCACGCCCTCGGACCCGGCGGCGCCCTCGTCGTGGGCGCCTACCTCGCGGTCAACGCCGCCTACAGCTGGAAGCTCAAGCACGTTCCGCTGATCGACGTCTTCGTCGTCGCCACCGGCTTCGTCCTGCGCCTCCTCGGCGGGTACGAGGCCACCGGCCGGCCCGCCGAGATGTGGCTGGTCCTCACGGTCCTCGCCTTCTGCCTGGTCCTCATCCTCGGCAAGCGGCGCCACGAACTCGGCGTCTCCGGCACCGGCCACCGCCCCGCGCTCGTCGGCTACTCGGCGCACTTCCTCGACCTTGTCCTGGTGCTCTGCTCCGGCCTCGCCGTCGTCGGCTACCTGCTCTACCTGCGCACCGAGTCCGGCTTCGGCCCGTACGCGCTGCTCACCGTGGTCTGCGCGCTCCTGGCCCTCTTCCGCTACCTCCAGGTCGTGGTGGTCGACGGAGGCGGCGGCGAACCGGTCAGGACCCTGCTGCGCGACCGCCTCATGCTCGCCAACTCCGCCGTGTGGGGCGCCCTGCTGCTGCCCCAGCTCGCCGGCTGACCGCCCCCTCCAGACCCTCCCCAGCATCGAGGAACCCATGTCCGCACCCCTCGTCTCCGTGGTCGTCCCCATGTACAACGACCGCCGCACCGTCGACCTCTGCCTGCGCTCCGTCCTCGCCCAGACCCACCCGCACATCGAGGTGATCGTCGTCGACGACGCCAGTACGGACGGCTGCGCCGAGATCGCCGCCCGGCACCCCGTCCAGCTCGTCCGCGTCACCGAGAACGGCGGCCCCGGCGCCTCCCGCAACGAGGGCGTCCGCCGGGCCAAGGGCGAGATCGTCTTCTTCCTGGACGCCGACCTCACCATGCACCCGGAGGCGGTCGCCGAGGCCGTCGCCCTCTTCGCCGAACACCCCGAGTACGGGGCCGTCTTCGGCGTCCCCGACAAGGAACCGCTCTTCCCCGAACCCCTCGTCGGCCAGTACCGCATCCTCCAGTACCACTACTGGCGCAAGAGCGCAGAGGGCGAGGTCAGCGGCGGCTTCTACGCCCTCGGCGCGGTCCGCCGAGCGGCCTTCATGGAGGCGGGCTGGTTCAACACCGCCCTGCGCCAGACCGAGGAGATCGACCACGCCGAACGGCTCGCCGCGCGGTGGCCCATGCTGCTCACCTCCCGGATCCGGGGCCGGCTCTCCGACGAGAGCCGGATGCGGCCCCTGCTGCGGAAGGCGTTCGTACGGAGCCGGCTGCGGGTGCCGTTCTACTTCGACCGGGGCCGGGCCATGCAGGGCATGGAGACCGGCGGGCGGGCCGCCGCCTCCGCGCTCGGCGGCCTCGCCGTCGCGGCGCTGCCCTTCGCGGCCGTCCACCCGGGCGCGCTGCTGGTCTCGGCGGCGGCCCTCGGCGGCTCGGTCCTGGCCGACCTGGGCCAGTACCGCTTCGTCGCGAGGGAACGCGGCCTCGC
The Streptomyces roseofulvus genome window above contains:
- a CDS encoding glycosyltransferase family 2 protein, with product MTQTVSVVIPAHNSARTLDACLSSVHAQTHPIHEVIVVDDGSTDATAEIARRHPCTLLGDGVNRGVSAARNAGIAAATGEVLFFLDSDEALTPDSVANALELLRADPACGCVHGVIAPEPLYDDGPVEWYKTLHAHWWRARGAGVVETAFFAQAAVPREVFERLGGFDETLRDSEDLEFSDRLAPHYRIVLTDRVAARHDEEHRLGPLLAETYRRALLLVPALRSARAGGRTNLTANTPASVLTAALLLGSLPPALLLGGALPWLAPAAGLLAFCLANAGLIGFAARRKGPAFAAFFTAVHLACHTALLAGAAVGALRSLRPRAAAGRPRERTAVR
- a CDS encoding lysylphosphatidylglycerol synthase domain-containing protein; this encodes MTALLRRLLTPVVVLAALVGVYLLVRDQGAEAARAFARADALPLLAASVLANIAGLVLAVHAWRVLIPGDHPIRGLRAAKIYFLGQLSKYVPGRVWGVLTHIAHGREAGVPAARMTSAYVLSLALTLLTGAAVGLAAAPAALPGQWYWLCPPALLFLAGLVRPALLTRPVTALTRLARRPVDPPPDTAVRRAVLLALASWTASGLHLWLLLLAVGAPPWAGLGAAVGGFALATVVSSLAVIVPDGWGVRELTLTAALATVLPGGLAAAAAIASRLVCVLAELGSSAVVLAWSRLRHGTPGKTAPPAAEPPARTPAPTPVPTSTRVPTPTPVATPIPTPHPYALTAPIGDDTRVHP
- a CDS encoding aspartate aminotransferase family protein, producing the protein MYTLDDAERLDVDQVHALYRRYVNKSQVSLMTSFGFGRELVRSAEGAHLTLTDGRRILDLTGGVGVLNHGHNHPRILAARERFARDKRMEVHKTYFSPYLAALGHNLAEILPGDLNMAFLPNSGAEAVEGAVKLAYKYHNGRRNTVLRADCAFHGKLLGSGGLTGQAQFGFPTIPGVDTFRYGDLDSVRRAVAAHKGDVYALLIEPFSASTIQWCSEEFLRGLREICDREKIVLIFDEIYTGWGKTGSLFHFMRYPGLVPDVLTTSKSFGGGKSSVSAYIAREPVFRKAYDNLGDALMNSTSTTYYGFGEECATALEAVNIAVEDDYPARARALGAVLEPGLERLAKQYPDEIGRIAGAGALWGVFIEGGPKILDLVAKLAPGGMARDPRFKTKLVTCAVINALYQDHDIYTYYTLNGNNPLIIGPSLVTEPEEAERVIGALDDVLSRGLTGLVARFIKQKVSSQW
- a CDS encoding NAD-dependent epimerase/dehydratase family protein, which codes for MVITITGAAGMLGSRLAERLLAEGHEVRGVDLRPGPGVVLTGDIRDRELMDRALDGADVLVHAAAALPSYPDEQIRSIIVGGTRNVFAAAAAAGTPRVVHISSTAVYGLPTVVPTPEEYPREPVDTYSRAKAAAEEIAERYRDEGMCVPILRPKTFVGPGRMGLFSMLFEWAEEGRNFPVLGKGNVRIQMFAVDDLVDAVVTVIHAEDEVANDTYNLAAAEFGTLREDFQAVLDAAGHGKRVVGLPARPALALLSLLQKAKLSPVYGRLLHKLMDDSYVSIDKAKARLGFSPRHSNADAVLRTYDWWRTARHTTPAAGATGRTSRDPWKQGLLSTAKIFF
- a CDS encoding UbiA prenyltransferase family protein, whose translation is MTQLTTDDATRTAETPAPDPSSPPARRRRALPAPLALLRPGQWPKNLLVVPLALLGGGWHGGGAARVGLALGAFILASSLVYVLNDVADVERDKRHPVKRHRPLASGRMSITAAWTTAAVLSALLAPALHALGPGGALVVGAYLAVNAAYSWKLKHVPLIDVFVVATGFVLRLLGGYEATGRPAEMWLVLTVLAFCLVLILGKRRHELGVSGTGHRPALVGYSAHFLDLVLVLCSGLAVVGYLLYLRTESGFGPYALLTVVCALLALFRYLQVVVVDGGGGEPVRTLLRDRLMLANSAVWGALLLPQLAG
- a CDS encoding glycosyltransferase family 2 protein is translated as MSAPLVSVVVPMYNDRRTVDLCLRSVLAQTHPHIEVIVVDDASTDGCAEIAARHPVQLVRVTENGGPGASRNEGVRRAKGEIVFFLDADLTMHPEAVAEAVALFAEHPEYGAVFGVPDKEPLFPEPLVGQYRILQYHYWRKSAEGEVSGGFYALGAVRRAAFMEAGWFNTALRQTEEIDHAERLAARWPMLLTSRIRGRLSDESRMRPLLRKAFVRSRLRVPFYFDRGRAMQGMETGGRAAASALGGLAVAALPFAAVHPGALLVSAAALGGSVLADLGQYRFVARERGLAFTAFFTGAHLMVNTAVVAGLATGLAQYATSVRFRRMYQPGEALT